A stretch of the TM7 phylum sp. oral taxon 349 genome encodes the following:
- the pnp gene encoding polyribonucleotide nucleotidyltransferase, whose amino-acid sequence MSIINPSGKEIFSVTTDFCGRPLTLEVNRVGFRTTGSVLVRYGDTVVLGSAQVGSRPVTLDYFPLSIDYEEKFYAAGKISGSRFIKREGRPSDDAVLVGRLIDRPIRPLFPKGYRQEVQVVATVLSMDPAFRPDVIAMIAASSALMLTGTPFDGPVAGLRVGRVNGEFKAFLTPEERAASDLDLVVAGIEHGITMVEAGAKEVSETVIVDAMTWAHQMMQPAIRLQKELAEKVAPVRQEYELVLPNETVQATADAWVDGKLGEKIRRPYPERNEVVNEIRWQFHEEMAKTLDGEVDYDEVRDEYDEAFTMALHKDVRRGIVEDGMRPDGRALTEIRPLSSEVGILPRAHGSSLFTRGVTQGMNIVTLAPLSYAQLVDTMERTDDERRYMHHYNAPGYTVGEVKRMGSPGRREIGHGYLAERALTAVLPSVEDFPYAIRSVTEIMSQNGSTSMAATCSSCLALMDAGVPLTAPVSGIAMGLMMDGETPYVLSDIADAEDFAGDMDFKVTGTSKGITALQMDMKVHGLPVDVLRQALEQSKSGRAFILEHMLSILPAPRETLSPYAPRIEKLKINPDKIGAVIGKGGEVINKITAETGAEVDIKEDGLITVASPDGESIAKAVAWIKRLVEEPEVGKTYSGTVVTIKDFGAFVNILPGVDGMLHISQLSNKRVGKVTDILKEGQRVRVKLTAIDEKGRLSLTMKDVAQS is encoded by the coding sequence CAGTGACGCTGGATTATTTCCCCTTGAGCATTGACTATGAAGAAAAGTTTTATGCAGCCGGCAAGATATCGGGTAGTCGATTTATTAAGCGCGAAGGTCGTCCGAGCGACGATGCGGTATTGGTTGGGCGGCTGATTGATCGTCCGATTCGTCCGCTATTTCCGAAGGGCTATCGCCAAGAGGTGCAGGTAGTAGCAACGGTGCTGAGTATGGATCCGGCATTTCGTCCTGATGTAATCGCGATGATTGCGGCGTCAAGCGCGCTTATGCTAACTGGTACGCCATTTGACGGACCGGTGGCGGGTTTGCGCGTTGGGCGCGTGAACGGCGAGTTTAAAGCGTTCTTAACGCCAGAAGAGCGTGCAGCGAGCGACTTAGATTTGGTAGTCGCTGGTATTGAGCACGGCATCACGATGGTGGAAGCAGGTGCTAAAGAGGTATCGGAAACTGTGATTGTCGATGCGATGACATGGGCGCACCAGATGATGCAGCCGGCAATTCGCTTGCAGAAAGAGCTGGCAGAAAAAGTTGCACCTGTTCGGCAGGAGTATGAGTTAGTATTGCCTAATGAAACCGTTCAGGCAACGGCTGACGCGTGGGTTGACGGCAAGCTGGGCGAGAAAATCCGCCGTCCGTACCCAGAGCGTAATGAAGTCGTCAACGAAATTCGTTGGCAGTTCCACGAGGAGATGGCAAAAACCCTTGATGGCGAGGTTGATTACGATGAGGTTCGCGACGAATACGACGAAGCCTTCACGATGGCGCTGCATAAAGACGTGCGGCGTGGCATCGTTGAAGATGGCATGCGCCCTGATGGTCGTGCACTGACAGAAATCCGCCCGCTGTCAAGCGAGGTTGGTATTTTGCCACGCGCCCATGGTTCAAGCCTGTTTACGCGCGGTGTGACACAAGGTATGAATATCGTAACGCTCGCACCGCTTAGTTATGCACAGCTAGTTGATACAATGGAGCGGACTGACGACGAGCGGCGCTATATGCACCACTACAATGCACCAGGCTATACTGTCGGTGAAGTTAAGCGTATGGGCAGCCCGGGACGCCGCGAGATCGGACATGGCTATCTGGCAGAACGTGCGCTTACAGCGGTTTTGCCGAGCGTTGAGGACTTCCCGTACGCGATTCGCAGCGTAACGGAAATTATGTCGCAGAACGGCTCAACGTCAATGGCGGCAACGTGTTCAAGCTGTCTCGCATTGATGGATGCTGGCGTGCCGCTGACGGCGCCGGTAAGCGGTATCGCTATGGGTTTGATGATGGATGGCGAGACGCCGTATGTGCTAAGCGATATTGCTGATGCTGAGGACTTTGCAGGTGACATGGACTTTAAAGTGACCGGTACAAGCAAGGGTATCACTGCCTTACAGATGGATATGAAGGTGCATGGTTTGCCAGTTGATGTACTGCGCCAGGCGCTTGAGCAATCAAAGTCGGGGCGCGCCTTCATTTTGGAGCATATGCTAAGCATTCTGCCAGCTCCGCGCGAAACCCTCAGCCCGTATGCGCCGCGCATTGAAAAGCTTAAGATTAATCCAGACAAGATCGGTGCGGTTATTGGTAAAGGCGGCGAGGTGATAAACAAGATTACTGCCGAGACGGGTGCTGAGGTTGATATTAAAGAAGACGGCTTAATTACGGTAGCAAGCCCGGATGGCGAGTCAATTGCGAAAGCGGTTGCGTGGATTAAGCGTTTAGTTGAAGAACCGGAAGTTGGTAAAACGTATAGCGGTACGGTAGTTACAATTAAAGATTTTGGCGCATTTGTAAACATCTTACCAGGTGTCGATGGTATGCTCCATATTTCACAGCTATCAAATAAGCGCGTCGGCAAAGTGACGGATATATTGAAAGAGGGGCAACGTGTGCGCGTGAAGCTAACAGCGATTGATGAAAAGGGTCGTCTAAGCTTGACAATGAAGGACGTAGCCCAATCATAG
- a CDS encoding ribonuclease J, with product MGQQRLAKPQADDASKRPQQRKKTNNTVLDATTTRKGEVFRAQRRTSEGVQAQASQHVINVPVNKSVYNGYGGKQFSLTMQPKKPRAPRPTLKIIPIGGVGEMGIGKNMTAIEYDNDIIVIDMGFLFPGSDYPGVNYITPDITWLEENKHRIRAHIFTHGHLDHIGSFRHFISKIPAPVYSTKFTIGMLQRTLAETDNTYEPEYHEMNPENHDSIQLCDSFSVELVRVNHSIPDSAAVVVRTPVGNILSSGDWRIEENPVDGKKFDFDRIQEIAKNEGFLAFLNESTNCESAGTHTHGEFDIQHSIGEVMDKWAGSRIIISSFSSQLHRIQLILDEAQRHRRKVAFAGFSMIQNLEVALRTGVIKVPKDTVVKMEDIIKMADNKVTIICTGSQGEFNAVLNRMATGAHKYVKIKSSDVVVFSSNPIPGNEKYVVRTVDGLMREGGEIIQNGKTHLTGVGPLHLSGHGYYDDHVRVINAVKPTYYIPNHGEFHMLVHNAELAEKECGIPRDHIFVCDPGDIIELTPNGAKKIGRIHAGGVMYDDAGEIVSEVVLKDRIHMSQEGMFVVVLTVQRGTGRLLTSPDIISRGFIYLRDNEELMGMIRQYLKQKASRSFTGRYDIEVVKKEIRDEITHILYDQTRRTPIVIPVINEVGVNKTVAQRPQMNARVAKQPLMPAPSKRKFPRKQVPDTETVVPRERPDSRSY from the coding sequence ATGGGTCAGCAGCGACTCGCAAAACCACAGGCGGACGACGCATCTAAGCGCCCGCAACAACGTAAAAAAACTAATAACACTGTCCTTGACGCTACGACAACACGCAAAGGGGAAGTTTTTCGAGCACAGCGCCGTACGAGTGAAGGTGTGCAAGCGCAGGCGTCGCAGCATGTAATTAACGTGCCGGTGAATAAGTCTGTGTATAACGGCTATGGCGGCAAACAATTTAGTTTGACGATGCAACCGAAAAAACCACGCGCACCGCGTCCAACGCTTAAAATTATTCCGATCGGCGGCGTTGGCGAGATGGGTATCGGCAAAAATATGACCGCGATTGAATACGATAACGATATTATCGTGATCGACATGGGTTTTTTGTTTCCAGGCAGCGATTACCCAGGCGTTAATTACATTACACCGGACATTACCTGGCTTGAGGAGAATAAACACCGTATCCGCGCGCATATTTTTACACACGGGCACTTAGACCATATTGGTTCATTCCGGCATTTTATTTCGAAGATTCCCGCGCCTGTATATAGTACAAAGTTTACGATTGGCATGCTGCAACGCACGTTAGCAGAAACCGATAACACATACGAGCCGGAGTACCATGAAATGAACCCGGAGAATCACGATAGTATTCAGCTTTGCGACTCGTTTAGCGTGGAGTTGGTACGCGTGAATCACTCAATTCCTGATTCGGCGGCGGTCGTGGTGCGTACGCCAGTCGGCAACATCTTAAGTAGCGGCGACTGGCGCATTGAAGAGAACCCAGTGGATGGCAAGAAGTTTGACTTTGATCGTATTCAAGAAATCGCGAAGAATGAAGGTTTCTTGGCCTTCCTGAACGAGTCGACAAACTGCGAATCGGCAGGTACGCACACGCATGGCGAGTTTGATATCCAGCATAGTATTGGCGAAGTCATGGATAAATGGGCAGGCTCGCGTATCATTATTAGTAGTTTTTCGAGCCAGCTGCATCGTATCCAGCTAATTTTAGATGAAGCGCAGCGGCATAGGCGTAAAGTAGCATTTGCCGGCTTTAGTATGATCCAAAACCTTGAAGTGGCACTGCGTACGGGCGTAATCAAAGTACCGAAAGATACGGTTGTCAAAATGGAAGATATTATCAAAATGGCAGATAATAAGGTGACGATTATTTGTACGGGTAGCCAGGGTGAATTTAACGCGGTACTTAACCGCATGGCGACGGGCGCACATAAATATGTGAAGATTAAGAGCTCAGATGTTGTCGTTTTTAGCTCAAACCCGATTCCAGGTAACGAAAAATATGTCGTGCGTACCGTTGACGGACTGATGCGCGAGGGTGGTGAAATCATTCAAAATGGCAAGACGCACCTTACGGGCGTCGGGCCGCTACACTTGTCAGGGCATGGATATTATGATGATCACGTGCGGGTTATCAACGCAGTGAAGCCAACGTATTATATTCCGAATCACGGCGAATTTCATATGTTAGTGCACAATGCGGAGTTGGCAGAAAAAGAGTGCGGTATTCCGCGCGATCATATCTTTGTGTGCGACCCGGGCGATATTATTGAACTCACCCCGAATGGCGCGAAGAAGATCGGGCGTATTCACGCCGGCGGTGTTATGTATGATGATGCAGGGGAAATCGTGAGTGAAGTCGTGTTAAAAGACCGCATTCACATGAGCCAAGAGGGTATGTTTGTCGTCGTGCTAACAGTGCAGCGCGGTACAGGACGACTGCTTACGAGCCCAGATATTATTAGCCGCGGGTTTATTTATTTGCGCGATAATGAAGAGTTGATGGGCATGATTCGCCAGTATCTTAAGCAGAAGGCGTCGCGTAGCTTCACTGGGCGGTACGATATTGAGGTGGTTAAGAAAGAGATTCGCGACGAAATTACACACATTCTCTACGATCAGACGCGTCGTACGCCGATCGTTATCCCGGTTATCAATGAAGTTGGTGTGAATAAAACTGTTGCGCAGCGCCCGCAGATGAATGCGCGTGTGGCAAAACAGCCGCTTATGCCTGCGCCGTCGAAACGGAAATTTCCGCGTAAACAAGTACCTGATACCGAAACTGTCGTGCCGCGCGAACGGCCAGACAGCCGGTCGTACTAG